GGGCCTCCCCCTTGCTGATCAACGTACTCCGGAGTTCCTGGCGACTTCCGCCGTCCTCCGAAGCCTTTCCAGAAGCCGATACGGAACCCCATCGAAGTCTCCGTTGCTCATGCATAACACCACATCGCCCGGCCGGCAAACCTCCATCAGGGCGTCGAGGAGCGGGGCGCTCTCGGAAAAGCATCGAGCCTCGACGCCTCTCGAGCGGATGGCTGCAACCAGCGCACGGGTGTCGAGCCTTTCGCCTTCCGGCACCTTTTCCAGGTCGGGAGGTTCCTTGACGGCGGTCCAGTCGGTATTGTCGAAGGCTTCCGCGTAGTTCGCCTGGAAGATCCTGCGCCGGCTGGAATTGGTTCGTGGTTCGAAAACCGCTAGGATCCTCTTCCCCGGGTAGCGGCCGCGAACGGCCCGGACGGTTTCCCGGACGGCCGTGGGATGATGGGCGAAGTCGTCGATCACGACGACGCCCCCGGCTTCTCCCAAGATTTCCTGGCGCCGTTTCACGCCCAGGAAGGTTTTCAATCCCTCGGCGAAGGCTTCCTGCGCCAGTCCGGAAAGAGAGACCGCGGCCGCCGCCGCCAGGGCGTTGAGCGCGTTGTGACGGCCGGGAAGCGGGGATTCGAACCATCGCGCCTTTCCATCGGGGGTGCGCGCGAGAAAATCCAGGCCCCGGGGCCCGTTCCTGATCTCCAGCAACCGCCAGTCGGCGTTTTCCGAGGCTCCGTAGGTGACCACGCGTCCGGGGCATTCGGCCCGCAGGTCCCCATGATGCGGATCTTCGGCGTTCAGGACGAGCGCGCCGTCTGCGGGGATGATCCGGCAGAAGGACTTGAAGGTTTCGAGGACGTGTTCGAAGTCCCTGAAGATGTCGGCATGGTCGAATTCCACTCCGGTCACGATCCCGATCCACGGGCGGTAGTGGATGAATTTCGGGCCCTTGTCGAAAAAGGCGGTGTCGTATTCGTCGC
This is a stretch of genomic DNA from Desulfoglaeba alkanexedens ALDC. It encodes these proteins:
- a CDS encoding UDP-N-acetylmuramate--L-alanine ligase; the protein is MPDLMDRQRPLSVYFMGIGGIAMGTLATLFKELGHRVSGSDRQVYPPMSTHLQQSGIVPFEGYRVENLEAASPDLVIIGNVIRRDNPEARYVMERGLPYLSMPQAVQRFFLDRRRSLVVAGTHGKSTTAALLAWILDRAGTDPSAFVGGILNNWGASHRLGEGPFMVLEGDEYDTAFFDKGPKFIHYRPWIGIVTGVEFDHADIFRDFEHVLETFKSFCRIIPADGALVLNAEDPHHGDLRAECPGRVVTYGASENADWRLLEIRNGPRGLDFLARTPDGKARWFESPLPGRHNALNALAAAAAVSLSGLAQEAFAEGLKTFLGVKRRQEILGEAGGVVVIDDFAHHPTAVRETVRAVRGRYPGKRILAVFEPRTNSSRRRIFQANYAEAFDNTDWTAVKEPPDLEKVPEGERLDTRALVAAIRSRGVEARCFSESAPLLDALMEVCRPGDVVLCMSNGDFDGVPYRLLERLRRTAEVARNSGVR